ttttcgattggatctaacccgagttcggattcgatttttacttgatcctcgagctccatcggctcctcatgaagtttgatcaattgggtccaaaactcatgtgcatctttgtacttttctagtctgcataaaacattgttaggtaaaacattacaaatgattttacttacatttgtgtttagttctgagttctgagaaggttttctcaatatcagccaataatcaaagtttacgcttcctaagaagcattccattaatcgcttccaatagttgaaatcttgatcgtatggtggtggttcgtgggggttccgtccttcttgaagagtcattattcttgcacacagaaaaatagaaaaaaaatcccaagacttggtcttggattagcagtgctggaaaaaataatatttcactattttcggaaataataaaatattattaaaatattaataaaatatttgaaaaaaaatattatttcaaaattttgaaaatgtaatattttttaaatactaaacaatggtgaaaagatggcgatgtattttttaaaaaccgttttggagggaaaaaatgatatctaatttttctttaaaaaagtcacccctttgcctgattggtggttgcaccaaatcagagcggtacctgctctgatactacttgtaagaccgttagattcgatagagggggggtgaatatcgattcgaaaaataacgagtgTAAACCTAGCGGAATAGTAAATGAACACaatggattttacttcgttcggagcctgtgacgactcctactcgaaggcccgtactccgtgagtactttcgttgggcaattcactagcagttcgaaataatgattacaaaaaatagtacaatgaatgctaatgaaaatgaaaaacaaatacctacaataaagacaagaaaggagcgtagtgtcggagctttgttagcgtcgcagaagtgcagagcagtggaagacttttctttttgttgttgttctgaagctctcctctgacccttcttttatatgaggctcggggcgccctggtgagacgtggcaagtccaaccagcgagctccacgtggcgacgcgcgggCGCccagattccttccgggcgcccggaccctgttttcccgcagaatccgtcctgcaagacaaacgttagtccggaggcaaatttaccctgcaacacagattgttagcaaaagcaaagtgagtatgaataagcaaaaatagtatgacttagattccgtctttccgagaccggaatctagtcacgatctcgacttaggtatccaaaatggatctaagccagatcgacgcctaatgttcccttcccgggaacgcgtcctcgcagtcactcccctccagtgacttacctcacttacacgtccggtcagcccttcgaccgtctggacttctcgccactatcagTCGACCTAGTGGACTTCGCCAGCGTCCGGTcggccgtcgaccgcttggacttctcgccagactatccggtcagcccgtcgacctagccggacttcaagcgtccggtcggcccgtcgacgcttggacttctcgccgacCGTCGACCTAGGCGGGCCgtgacatccggtcagcccgtcgacctgtctgggcttctcctgcacactcgatcagagtgttagacaacaacagactaacttaacctgatttgtcattcatcaaaacctgggttaaatcgttagtgctaaccgcaccaacacatacaACCGAAGCGCCTTCACTATTGAAACTTCATCTTTGAAATTTATCTGTTCTAGGGCTCCTCCActcatccaaggcacctccagtgaCTCACTTGGGGTGCCTGTAATCAACTAAGGTATCTCGAGCACTTTTCATCTgaactttaatttttctttaagttaTGCAAAAATGTGTTAGTTCAAATAACAAAATTACcttcaaaatagagttagcataaacataaattaatttatgaattaGATCCTGTCTTATCAAGATCGGGATCTAGTCTTGatcttaacttaaatttcaaaatagatCTAAATTGGACCAGCGTTTACAATCCCACTAAGACTCGTCTTCACTGGATCTCTCTcttttagtgacttaccttacttactatTTGCATAATCACTTGACTTGCCAGATGCTTCATCTAGACTTCAACCAGTTGTTAGGTCCTACAGATTCAACTAGACTTTCTGTCAGATATCAGGTCCTCTTTTGACCTATATAAATTTCCTGTCAGTTATCAAGTTCTCctgacctaactagacttcagtTTGTGTCCTCTCGATCCATCAAGTCATTTACTCTGTACGCTTGGTAAATACATTAGATCATACATAATCTAACTTTAATCTTTTATTatacatcaaaacttgagtttgattattagtacTAGCTGCACCaataataatatgtttatttgTGAATGTTAATATTATGTTTGTGAATATGTAATGTATGTGGTTATGGATATGTTATGTTGTTtgtgaaaatgtatttgaaaaTCATTGTATGTGATGACTTCGAttgatatatatgtgtgtgtaaaCATGGAAAAATGCAAAAACGAGTAGTTGTTGTTGGAAATTTGATTGCGATGGAATTTAATGTTTTGTCGCTATCTTTTCAtatgaaatttaaaaagttaCGATAATTAGTGATTGATATTTAATATTCCATCTCTAATTAACGATGAACTTTTAAATTTCGTCGTTATTTAAAGACGGAAATTTAATATTTCATTGCTATGTTTATATATGAGTTTGATGGATTTTAATATCCGTCTCTACAATTAGCAAGGAGATTAATAAATTGTCATCTCTTGTATAGCGACGGACTATTTAATTCCGTCGCTAAAATTAGATACGAACTATTAATCCCGTCGCTAAATATAGAGATTAATTGTTTAATTCCATCTCTAATTAGCGAGAGATTATTTAAGTCCATTGCTAATTGATGTTAATGACCAATTTTACAATAACAGTaataatcactaatcaatcgcTATGTTCAATTAGCAACTATAATTCCATCGCTAAAGCCTGTTTTTTTTAGTGATTGTTTGTTGGAGAGTAATGGTCGTAACTTAGTGGTAGATCTAGTGGATGTCCAAAGAGAGAAAAACTTTACTTAAAATAATCAAAATCCCCCAAGTAAATGGTTAAATTCTTAATCTGTATTGTTCTCTTTCTATTTGTATTTGAGTTTATGATACGAAAGAGCATTAGTGCATTAGACCGGAGATAGaattgagtattttttttttttacttcgctTTGTGTTATTTAGATGCTATATTTGTTCATTCAACATGCATTCGTTACTACTAAGTGCGGCAACTTAGGGAGTTATTTATTTCTAGCTTCTTATTATAATATGCTAATAGTATTTTGtggtgagatcagatattgtatGAGTATGATATGGACTCCCTGAAGTGGGCAGTTTGTCTATACCATTTTGAAATAGAATCCAAGGTCTGTGGGCGCTAGATAAAATATCCAACAAGTCATTAGTCATTTTGCAAACATTCGTACCAACTGCACTGGGGGCACAAATTAAAGTGTGATACATGATGAAGTCGTTATCGATCAATCGCTTGCAGTAGTAACAATTTGCAAATCAACCAGGTTTAAGCAGAGGCCAACAATTTCTGGGCCTGCTGCTCGTACCTAAATCCATTGCCCATTGAGGCGTCAGCGGTCCACACAAAGATGCCACCGAGCTTCCCTTGCTTCTTCAGCTGATTACAGGCGGTAAAGAAGCCGTTTTGGGGCGTCAGCCCGCCGGGATTCTCCTCCGTGTTGAAGCTCGCCAGAACCCGCCCTCCCCTGTAGTTGTTCCTCTGCTCGTCGAAGTACTCTAGGAATTCCGCCACTGTCGTTCCGCTCGCGTACGCGTAGAACTGGAAGTTCACGTAGTCGATCACCGCGCCGTGCTTCCTCCAAAGCGCCTTGTAGTGACTCTGCACTTCGTCGTCGTCGAACGGAGCGATGGAGGCGAAGGAAATGGCCCCGTTGCCCTTCAGCCGCGTCACCAGCTGCCCGATGCTCTCCGCGAAGGCGTCCGGCGCCGCCCGGAAGTGCTCGTAGTCGACGTCGATGCCGTCGATGTGGTACTGCTGGATCAGGGAGGTGAGCGAGTCGACAGCGTTATTCACCCAGGAGTCGACGGAGTCGGGCGCGAAGTAGGCGGAGCCGTCGCCCACGGAGTCGCCGCCGAGGCTGAGGGCGACCTTGACGTTGGGGTGGGCGCGCTTGATGGCAGCGATGGCGGCGGGAGACAGGTTCTGATTGTCCCAGAAGATGTTGAAGTGGCCGTTGGTAGGAGTAGGGGAGTCGGAGGTGGTGTAGTCGATGCCGAAGGCGAGGATGAAGTGGAACTCGACGCCGGAGGAGATGGGGACGTCGGAGAATCTGACGCCGGAGAACTCGGCGCCGATGTATTCTCGGAAGATACTGGAGGTGTAGGAAtaaggcagaaagaagaagaggaggagaaaggaGACCAAGAACGTTGAGGAGGAAGAAGCCATGGGAGCAACTGACACTGAGCCTGCGCATCGGTGTTGCTTTTTATAGGATCCGCACTCGGATTGTTTACTCTTCCTTGAATCCGATAAGGGAAATGATTTAAGGGGGTGCTTGGTTTGTGGAAGGGAATGAGATTAGGAATGAGATTCATTGAAGTAAGAATGAGAATGAGGAGTTTTGAATCCGTGGACCCCACCATTCCCATTCCCCCCATTTTACTTGGTAATGGCCAAATCCCATATTTGGGGGTTTGAATCCGTGGGCCCCACCATTCCCATTCCAAATATTAACATTCCAAACACTAACTTTCAATCCCTTTCCCATTCCTCATTTCCATTCCCTCCAACCAAGCACTCCCTTAAGTAACGGCGTGGGAGAACGTAACAGACGTCGACAGCGTAAACTTACTGCCTCCGGCgaagttaatttattttatgaGGTTGGAGAGATTTCGTGGAGTTTAATTTGTTCCGTGTCAATTCAACAATTAATATCTAATTAGCTTCGGCTGTTATCTTCCTGTGATTCAAatcaattgaaaattaaattctaaaactCTAAATCTCCTGCTTACATCCTAAAcccttttatataaattttagtaTTACCCATTTTATCtaatttccatatttttaaaaattaatattatatttccaTTTTACTCCTCTATTCTTTTCATAAAATAATTATATAGATTTGTGTGAATAAGCttccaaattttttattttacccaTTTAAAAATTTATCATTCTCAATTTATACTATTGAATTCTATTAACGAGACTTACAAGAATATATTgacttagatttaaataatttaaaattttttagattcATCATTCAATTTAGAATGCACCTAGAAAAATcacatcaaattaaaactaatataCTCTTACAAGTCTCATTAATTAATGTATTCATGCTTTTATATCTAAATTCCATGGCATTAATTAAAAATAGTGAATTTTTATAGGTATAAATCAAAAGGACATcccaaattaaataaattatcaaaaaaaaaaaatactcttttctttttttttaaaaaaaaaaaggggtcGAAAGGACACTCTACTAGATATTTTATCCTGAGTGTTCCTGTTCGAAGGCGATGCGATGACGCATTGGCTTTGGCGACTGAGGAATGACAAGCTTCTCAAGATCTAAAGGAACTCTTTGATGACCTTGCATACACTTCGACGATTCAACAAAACGTTAGTGATCTAAGACCGAGGTGAGAATTCTTGactaggccctccaacgctcaagtcggTTCCTCGCTCGAATgtggaagaagaacagtaatAGAAAAATGACAGGAAGTTTAATTTCAGATACAAATGCTTGTGTTTGTGTACCTTGCCAGCGAAGAGGATTATCCTTTTTATACCACTGCACATAACCTCCGCGATCGTGAGGTGGTCctcagtttgttagagtttattagaagatgagaaaagtacAATCTAGACTTCATGCAATAATCCTCTGAGAAATCTTTTTCCTACCTCAGATGTACCCTCTTTGTCATTTATGACTTGAATCCTTGATATGATGACATATGCAAAAGAGTATATCGTTGTAACCGCTTAAAGAAAGAAGAAACTTCGAGAGAATATTTCCTGACAAGTTTGTCAGGCTGTCATAAAGTTGCTGACTGATTGTCTATTTAGATACATACCGACCGATTATTAAGCCTAGATATATACCGGTCGATCATTAAGTCCGTCGTATATTGAGAATGCCCCCTTcttcttctgttgaatatatcttggACAATTATGTATTAAGAGTACATTCTGTCGAATATATCTCGATCGATCATGCATTAAgagtaccttctgttgaatatatatcGGTCAGTCATGCATTAAGAATACCTTTTGCTGAATATATCTTTGTCGGTCAtgcattaagaataccttcttctgctgaatatatcttggtcggtcatgtattaagaataccttctgttgaatatatcttgaCCGGTCATGCAGTAAAATtatcttctgttgaatatatattGACCAGTCAtgcattaagaataccttctactgaatatatctcggtcaaTCGTGcattaaaaatcccttttgttgAATATATTTCAGTCGATCTTTGCCTGCTTGAGCATATATAAAGAACATTATGTTTAATTGGCCCTTATCTTGTTGATTGTATTTTAGAGTCTTGACCGACTTAAGCCTCTTTAAGCCTGATTGACCTTTTCCGACTGAGCGAATACACTAGACCTAGTATCTTGTGTTCAGTCAGTCTTCGTCCGACCTTTCATATGATACAAACATGATAAAACTAAATACTTTTAGGTCTGACCGGACTTATGTCCTCCCGGGCACATACATAGAACCTTGTATTCAATTGGCCTTCACGCGATCATTCATATATTAAAGGCTCGaaaaggctaaatgcctttaggtTCGACTGGACTTATATCCATCTGTGCATATGCATGGAAGCCTTCATTCGGTCGACCTTTGTCTCATTTGGTCGACCTTTGCTTTACTGATCATATGTCATAGACTAAATAAGACTTAATACCTTTAGGCCTGGTCGAACTTATATCTATTCGGGCATATGCATAGAAGCCTTCATTCGATCAACCTTTGACTTACTGATCATATGTCATAGACTAAATAAGGCTTAATACCTTTAGGCCCGGTTGGACTTATATCCGTCCGGGCATATGCATGGAAGCCTTCATTCGATCGGCCTTTGCATTCGTGCGAGCATATGCATGGAAGCTTTCATTAGGTCGGCCTTTGCCTTACTGATCATATGTCATAGACTAAATAAGGCTTAATACCTTTAGGTCCAGCCGAACTTATATCTATCCGGGCATATGCATAAAAGCCTTCATTCGGTCGACCTTTAACTTACTGATCATATGTCATAAACTAAATAAGGCTTAATACCTTTAGGCCCGGCTAGACTTATATCCGTCCGGGTATATGCATGGAAGCCTTCATTCGGTTAGCTTTTGCCTTACTGATCATATGTCATAGACTAAATAAGGCTTAATACCTTTAGGTCCAGCCGAACTTATATCTATCCGGGCATATGCATAAAAGCCTTCATTCGGTCGACCTTTAACTTACTGATCATATGTCATAAACTAAATAAGGCTTAATACCTTTAGGCCCGGCTAGACTTATATCCGTCCGGGTATATGCATGGAAGCCTTCATTCGGTTAGCTTTTGCCTTACTGATCATATGTCATAGACTAAATAAGGCTTAATACCTTTAGGCCCGACCGGACTTATATCCGTCCGGGCATATGCATGGAAGCCTTCATTCGGTCGGCCTTTGCCTTACTGATCATATGTCATAGACTAAATAAGATTTATTACCTTTAGGCCCGGAAGGACTTATAACCGTTCGGGTATATGCATGGAAGCCTTCATTCAGTCGGTCTTTTCCTTACTGATCATATGTTATAAACTAAATAAGGCTTAATACTTTTAGGACCGGCCAGACTTGTATCCGTCTGGGTATATGCATGGAAGCCTTCATTCAATAGGTCGGTACTCTTCGCTTGGGCATATTCAGAGAAACTTATATTTAATCGACCATCACCTGGCCAATCATATGCTATATCTTAGATAAAGCTAAGTATCTTGGCGCCTGGCCGGTCCTTTCCATTCGGGTATACACATAACCTTATGCTTGATCGGGTTTAGGCGTCACCATCTCTTCTTGACTTTAACTACCACGTCATCCGAAATACTTGCTCATCATAACCTGTATCACTAGCTtatccctcaagtctagtcgaaggaggtgtagtcgACTAACTAGACTCAAGTTCTAGTTTTGTTCACTTACTTGTCATGCTTATGAGAATTTTCTCAAGTTTACCAATAAATATTCAATACTTCTTTATCTAGTTCATAATTCTacactttcctttcttcttcaattATACCTAGAGAACTACATAACCCTTTCAAAATTCTCTCATTAGTAATTGGTCCTTCCCTAGAAAGAAAATGCTAAAGATGTACGCagatattgttggttgctactcggaaaacctataggttccactgtacaaaaattttgtacaaaggtctgaatcttttcctagctaccatgtgttctttttaaattaaattttggatcgcctgcggaacttaacacgtttgatccaaaacttaatctatttgttcttttaggttttgacttggatctcctgcggaacttaacacgttcgacccaagtctccttaagttattaattccattaaatattaatttccataaaaggttcccagtactgacgtggcgaggcacatggccttcttggatatgggagcaaccaccaccgactagacaaaacctttaatagaaagctaatatttaatttcctaaaataactttaggttaaccaaagagaacaatcaaatcacaaggaaaagacagaatacaaaagaacacatcttcgaaaaacatattcgaaatactagaacgtaagcctcttgtatttggtattatttccataaataactagcatgatgcggaaatagaaattactagttataccttgtagaaaaacctcttgatcttctaccgtattcctcttctaacctcggacgttgtgtgggcaacgatcttccggcgaaaccaccaatcaccttcttctcctcctagctaggttcgccaacaaagaggaagcttcaccaaggaggaaaacaaaatactaaccaagttccaagagatgctagctttctctcttcttcttcttcttctccagtagtatccgccaccacaagagctccaatagaagggtagggtttggccaccacaagaggaagagaggagaggttggcccacaccaaggaacaaaagagggagaggaataatagatgttgtgtcttgtgaaggcaccctcaccccttcttttatattccttggcctaggtaaattaggaaatttaattacaataaattttccttaatttccttgacatgatttaattgagagaaataaaataaaatttccccaattaatttcaagtggccggccatcattggataacaaaagaggacaagttttaatcaacaattaaaacttcctaatttgtttccggaaattttaaaaaataaaatttctctttaaaatctcttcatggttgataaaaggaaatttctataattttaattttatcaacatgtgaataattttaaagaaaaataaaacatctctccaatctacaaataaggaaagagatctaatctctttctttaatcttttgtagatcttttacaagagagatattttaattttaattctctttaaaatatatcttccacataataataaaatttaaaattaaatttctctttaatttattttggccggccctactagcttgggttcaagctagggccgaccacccccaagctagcttggccaaccccctttaggtgggtatagaaggtgggtataggtgggtatagtactctataaataagaggctacgatagggaccgagaggaggaattggttttggtctcccgataaaattaagcatcccgtgttcgccccgaacacacaacttaattttatcaatgataattcattccactagagaactatcattgaactaccgcaccaatcccaaattacatttttgggctccttcttattatgagtgtgttagtctccctgtgtttaagatatcgaatgtccactaattaagtgagttactgacaactcatttaattaatgtctaagtccaagagtagtaccactcaaccttatcgtcatgtcggactaagtccacctgcagagtttaacatgacaatccttatgagctcctcttggggacattatcaacctagtatctctaggacacagtttccttctataatcaacaacacacactataagtgatatcatttcccaatttatcgggcttattgattcatcgaactaaatctcacccattgataaattaaagaaataaatatcaaatatatgtgcttgttattatattaggattaagagcacacacttccataataaccgaggtctttgttcctctataaagtcagtataaagaaacgacctcaaatggtcctactcaatacactctgagtgtactagtgtaattatatagtcaagataaactaatacctaattacactacgaccttctaatggtttgttcctttccattctggtcgtgagctactgtttataatttataaggtactgataacatcattttctgtatgtgacaccacatactctgttatctacaatataaattaaatgaacaactacaaacaaatgtagataattagaccaaatgtgattctttattcataatgaatgtttacaa
This window of the Zingiber officinale cultivar Zhangliang chromosome 3B, Zo_v1.1, whole genome shotgun sequence genome carries:
- the LOC121968225 gene encoding chitinase 2-like; the encoded protein is MASSSSTFLVSFLLLFFFLPYSYTSSIFREYIGAEFSGVRFSDVPISSGVEFHFILAFGIDYTTSDSPTPTNGHFNIFWDNQNLSPAAIAAIKRAHPNVKVALSLGGDSVGDGSAYFAPDSVDSWVNNAVDSLTSLIQQYHIDGIDVDYEHFRAAPDAFAESIGQLVTRLKGNGAISFASIAPFDDDEVQSHYKALWRKHGAVIDYVNFQFYAYASGTTVAEFLEYFDEQRNNYRGGRVLASFNTEENPGGLTPQNGFFTACNQLKKQGKLGGIFVWTADASMGNGFRYEQQAQKLLASA